From the genome of Danio rerio strain Tuebingen ecotype United States chromosome 2, GRCz12tu, whole genome shotgun sequence, one region includes:
- the jcadb gene encoding uncharacterized protein jcadb isoform X2 yields the protein MYSVEDLLISHGYKLPRSGPASSSSSAPYDNRNNECRRENVVENRPAAAGGGGTLNGFGTTEGGAEGSTGVYRPAPVKAYPENNNNINEGHERIQRRLEVPVAFLGDLQPLGDSLATDSGFYDAPSLTFSEHPDERDISFWRRRGQDFSALLDYADPRELRVSGGLWRGPVLAVEELRGERPLARWEEGPWIREPIDSGPETLRVTGERKCQSLGTEEWRPAVGLGRQLSDGEAEHWSLEQQHRLRPAEGNVSATVRAKSQSLPRVLSPEDPHYGELPQTSAPNQPPTQRSNSSAPYGRFHGEWPAGERWSGQTQSHGPSAVVPKPRFSRPVKPPSYETHQQNRGSWETLSSEPVSKPRDRAVCFTQSFEPLRDRSGCYSQSAEPIRDRSICFSQSAEPIRDRMISHSQSAEPLRDRFISHSQSAELLRDRFFTHSHSADLLRDRSLCYSQSSELLRDRSICYSQSAELLRPEAYRDLFYHELTGMEPPGYIPPPSYRRFLPPRSGQNYRADSALVRWKREPVSAEMGQWFSRTSGLSWSERREDRSMAVIPRRPVHPGPVVPSRSGLVQYVPFDDPRIRHVSGGPSGNSLTDADKIRHVNKELPCAANLGQSTHDSAFLPSQGQSLSTDTNKPALTEQENSNRWHKGTNKGSETVAPEQSCVKYPAAFQPRPLQPIIKTERNTDQQARTDRVTDQVKVERVTEPVKVERGAEQTRTDQVKVTEQVKPERVTDLIKLDKPTDQVKPDRFTDKQIKVERLTDQIQIDRFPDQVKADRYTDKQIKPEIKIEKVPEKPIKTDRVSDKQSKAERLLEKHLKIDRILEKQLKADKILEKQCKPDKFTDKLIKADKQAKGDAGTDQIKVEKITDKSGKADKSMDKGSSESVSTVKIEPVQEPEKKSVKKKLSETIFCLVSVPLSQSSSKSRDQNNNEEKEPDSPPIPPPPPPSSSSENSNTLGSLPNQSLKSTSTTSTDLELQALTLGSGSSSIATRRSHRRRNSRSRIIKPNPHDELRRYSGAWPGDQYRDQETQTSPEPTKSNAIPCPTNTEAQDGHVAPEVTAPAETALVTAGPAPGALGASSAPSAPSAPSVPSVPPTPGAPPASGASDPSTPYGYPMKGQKSLKPSSNSAFSRTGTFSKSTGSHRPPLHPPPHPPPPPPTQPPSQPPPPPPTQPPSPPSDLTEDAKSAFGPNPENSGQFLLKPVCRRPWDAIEELDAINKEAQEQASKRPSVDQCIEDLNEAYKDIMELSTASNNLPNRSSMQIPDRIKSRLSSDPLGMPATSLRPSLVPGGDPEYREVKSAFSRPSTGKSVSFSKQLREEICPAPPPPEPGFRDYKTVMSQITQRKACRSVKLDIPTPKETQRDDDLTLQTASTSSMSAEVPWAERQPMQDASTLTSPPDYEHICQTLQMARESGAVSRASVKSKPGSAMSIETPQHVPLPGRPPVDSEQPCCSSALEARQEPVSIFREERSSGFRRVTSNSNRFLNNRGVLCSLATGKPVGDKAGLEANPEVPADWQMQLLLAEKHIATLITGEGTEEDLDESNKVVGDKDIFASESVEKEVINIFASDIKDDSESAGQKCLEVKETEAEQKETPESQQTEVRETLREENTSREKTQSEQEKCEQNDPVTEGTDQKSDMTSEAMKEPNVILRTNKAAMWTHSGLDSEHRPEFPPEHLPLSVLPCTNRRLSLGLDWEKGGWEGESLGQGGFWSKERRSLDAERWGIGGESWGLDDDRQEGGGEKRGLGGWRGCGIDGQGTDDSDWELDKNTQATGGKEADSGTKQETLAQGLGEEHCSPASSTDKIEQKEVIVCERTDKGDSRVSDCQVSSVDRRSRGLSQRIEALFTAPPGHGSKERLARMKEVDTVSRMRRLSLRSSDSWDGLQGVGRWEDYEKEGECPPPDPEYSSNITKLEDTEGSTLPAVISEPKETKEDQEILKESQKPSQVERS from the exons atgTACAGTGTGGAGGACCTGCTGATCTCTCATGGATATAAACTGCCCAGGAGCGGCCCtgcctcctcctcttcctctgcgCCTTATGACAATCGAAACAACGAATGTCGCCGTGAGAACGTCGTAGAGAACCGGCCTGCCGCTGCTGGTGGTGGCGGGACGCTCAACGGGTTTGGGACGACGGAAGGGGGAGCCGAAGGGAGCACTGGGGTGTACAGGCCAGCGCCAGTCAAGGCTTATCCTGAGAACAACAATAATATCAATGAGGGCCATGAAAGGATTCAGCGCAGATTGGAGGTTCCTGTCGCTTTCCTCGGTGACCTGCAACCGCTGGGTGACTCTCTAGCGACTGACAGTGG GTTCTACGATGCACCCAGCCTGACCTTCTCTGAACATCCAGATGAGCGAGATATTTCATTTTGGAGAAGGAGGGGACAGGACTTCAGTGCTCTTTTGGACTATGCTGATCCCAGGGAGCTCAGAGTGTCTGGGGGATTGTGGCGAGGTCCAGTTTTAGCTGTTGAGGAGCTGAGAGGTGAGAGGCCACTTGCACGCTGGGAGGAAGGCCCATGGATACGAGAACCAATAGACTCAGGCCCAGAGACTCTGCGTGTGACTGGAGAGAGAAAATGTCAGAGTCTGGGCACAGAGGAATGGCGGCCTGCAGTGGGCTTGGGTCGGCAGCTGTCAGATGGAGAGGCTGAGCATTGGTCTCTGGAACAGCAACACCGTCTGCGACCTGCAGAGGGCAATGTATCAGCCACAGTGCGAGCCAAATCCCAGTCACTCCCTCGAGTCCTTTCACCTGAGGATCCTCACTATGGAGAATTGCCTCAGACTAGTGCCCCGAATCAGCCCCCTACACAAAGAAGTAACAGCTCTGCTCCATATGGTCGATTCCACGGTGAATGGCCTGCAGGGGAGAGGTGGAGTGGTCAGACACAAAGTCACGGTCCTTCTGCAGTTGTACCAAAGCCACGGTTCAGCCGCCCCGTCAAGCCCCCGTCTTATGAGACTCACCAGCAAAACAGGGGAAGCTGGGAAACGTTGTCTTCTGAACCTGTGTCCAAACCCAGAGACCGCGCAGTGTGCTTTACTCAGAGTTTTGAGCCACTTAGAGACCGCTCTGGTTGTTATTCTCAGAGTGCAGAGCCTATAAGAGATCGGTCCATTTGCTTTTCTCAGAGCGCAGAACCAATTCGCGACCGCATGATAAGCCACTCTCAAAGTGCTGAACCACTAAGAGACAGATTTATCAGTCATTCACAGAGTGCTGAACTTCTGCGCGATCGTTTTTTCACCCACTCACATAGTGCAGATCTGTTAAGGGACAGATCCCTTTGTTACTCTCAGAGCTCAGAACTGCTACGAGACCGGTCCATTTGTTACTCCCAAAGTGCAGAGCTCCTGAGACCAGAAGCATATAGAGATCTGTTTTACCATGAACTGACTGGCATGGAGCCTCCTGGTTACATCCCACCCCCCTCCTATAGGAGATTCCTTCCACCCAGGAGTGGGCAGAACTACAGAGCAGATTCTGCTCTTGTCAGATGGAAACGTGAGCCTGTGAGTGCAGAGATGGGCCAGTGGTTTTCCAGGACCTCAGGATTGTCATGGTCAGAGCGGCGTGAAGACAGGAGCATGGCAGTAATTCCAAGAAGGCCTGTGCATCCAGGGCCTGTTGTACCTAGCCGCTCAGGACTTGTGCAGTATGTCCCATTTGATGACCCGCGCATCAGGCATGTCTCAGGGGGGCCCTCTGGAAACTCGCTCACAGACGCGGACAAGATCCGACACGTCAACAAAGAGCTTCCCTGCGCTGCAAATTTAGGACAATCCACACATGATAGTGCCTTTCTCCCTTCACAGGGACAGAGTCTCAGCACGGACACTAACAAACCGGCTCTTACTGAACAGGAGAATTCTAACCGCTGGCACAAAGGAACGAACAAAGGCAGTGAAACTGTAGCACCTGAGCAGAGCTGTGTCAAGTATCCCGCAGCCTTTCAGCCTAGGCCCCTGCAACCAATCATTAAAACAGAGAGAAATACAGACCAGCAGGCTAGAACTGACCGAGTTACTGACCAAGTCAAGGTTGAGAGAGTAACAGAGCCGGTCAAAGTGGAGAGAGGTGCTGAACAGACAAGAACAGACCAGGTCAAAGTAACTGAGCAAGTGAAACCAGAACGAGTTACAGACCTGATCAAACTGGATAAACCTACTGATCAGGTAAAGCCAGACAGGTttacagacaaacaaataaaggTAGAAAGATTAACTGACCAGATACAGATAGACAGGTTCCCAGATCAGGTCAAGGCTGACAGATATACAGATAAACAAATTAAACCAGAAATCAAGATAGAGAAAGTTCCTGAAAAGCCCATAAAAACAGACAGAGTTTCAGACAAGCAAAGTAAAGCTGAAAGACTCTTAGAGAAACACTTGAAGATTGATAGAATTTTAGAAAAACAACTTAAAGCAGataaaatactagaaaaacaATGTAAACCTGACAAATTTACTGACAAGTTGATCAAGGCTGACAAGCAGGCAAAAGGAGATGCCGGTACAGACCAGATAAAAGTTGAGAAGATTACTGACAAGTCTGGAAAGGCTGACAAATCCATGGATAAAGGTTCATCAGAGAGTGTGTCAACTGTAAAGATAGAACCTGTCCAGGAACCAGAGAAAAAGAGTGTGAAAAAGAAACTTAGTGAGACAATTTTTTGCCTTGTGTCTGTCCCACTTTCACAGTCCAGTTCAAAATCTCGAGATCAAAACAACAATGAAGAGAAAGAACCAGACTCTCCTCCAAttcctccacctcctccaccaAGCTCCTCTAGTGAAAACAGCAACACCCTCGGCTCCCTGCCAAACCAAAGCCTCAAAAGCACATCCACCACCTCCACTGACCTGGAGCTGCAAGCACTCACACTTGGCAGTGGGTCCAGTAGCATAGCTACAAGGAGAAGTCACCGCAGAAGGAACTCGCGCTCTAGGATCATCAAGCCAAATCCACATGATGAACTCAGACGGTATTCTGGGGCATGGCCAGGGGACCAGTACCGTGATCAGGAGACCCAAACGAGCCCTGAGCCTACTAAGAGCAATGCAATTCCATGTCCCACCAATACAGAAGCACAAGATGGTCATGTTGCCCCAGAGGTAACAGCTCCTGCTGAGACCGCATTGGTGACTGCAGGGCCTGCCCCAGGGGCCCTTGGAGCTTCATCAGCTCCATCGGCTCCATCTGCTCCATCAGTTCCATCTGTTCCACCAACTCCAGGAGCTCCACCAGCTTCAGGAGCTTCAGACCCCAGCACCCCTTATGGGTATCCCATGAAGGGACAGAAAAGCTTAAAACCATCCAGCAACAGTGCTTTTTCACGGACAGGTACCTTCTCCAAGAGCACAGGATCTCACAGACCTCCATTACATCCACCGCCACATCCACCACCCCCTCCTCCAACCCAACCTCCATCTCAACCTCCTCCCCCCCCTCCAACACAGCCTCCGTCACCACCATCAGATCTAACTGAGGATGCAAAGTCAGCCTTTGGGCCAAACCCTGAAAACTCCGGCCAGTTTTTGCTGAAGCCTGTGTGCAGGCGTCCATGGGATGCCATTGAGGAGCTTGATGCCATCAATAAGGAGGCGCAGGAACAAGCAAGTAAACGTCCCAGCGTGGATCAGTGCATTGAGGATCTTAATGAGGCCTACAAAGATATTATGGAGCTTAGCACTGCCAGCAATAACCTTCCCAATCGTTCCTCCATGCAAATCCCTGACCGCATAAAATCCAGGTTATCTTCAGATCCGCTTGGGATGCCTGCAACCAGTCTTCGTCCTAGCTTGGTACCTGGAGGTGACCCAGAATACCGGGAGGTGAAGAGTGCCTTTTCCCGGCCATCAACTGGGAAGAGTGTGAGCTTCAGCAAACAGCTGAGAGAGGAGATTTGTCCTGCTCCTCCCCCACCAGAACCAGGCTTCAGAGATTACAAAACAGTCATGTCCCAGATAACCCAGCGCAAAGCCTGCAGATCAGTGAAGCTGGACATCCCAACCCCTAAAGAGACCCAAAGAGATGATGATTTGACTCTACAAACCGCCTCCACCTCTTCCATGTCAGCTGAGGTCCCATGGGCAGAGAGACAGCCCATGCAAGATGCCTCCACTTTAACCAGCCCCCCAGATTACGAGCACATCTGTCAAACTCTCCAAATGGCCCGTGAATCTGGGGCTGTTAGTCGTGCTTCTGTCAAATCCAAACCTGGAAGTGCCATGAGCATTGAAACCCCTCAACATGTACCCCTACCTGGAAGACCTCCAGTAGATTCTGAGCAGCCATGTTGTTCATCAGCATTAGAAGCAAGACAGGAGCCAGTCTCAATATTCAGGGAGGAAAGAAGCTCAGGCTTTAGAAGGGTAACAAGCAACTCTAATAGGTTCCTTAATAACAGGGGTGTGCTCTGTAGCCTTGCAACCGGAAAGCCGGTTGGTGATAAAGCAGGTTTAGAGGCAAACCCAGAGGTACCTGCTGACTGGCAAATGCAGCTTTTATTAGCCGAAAAGCATATTGCTACTCTGATTACAGGAGAGGGAACAGAAGAAGACCTTGATGAGTCAAACAAGGTTGTAGGTGATAAAGACATTTTTGCAAGTGAGTCAGTTGAGAAAGAAGTGATTAACATTTTTGCCTCTGATATTAAGGACGATTCTGAAAGTGCTGGGCAGAAATGTTTAGAAGTAAAAGAAACAGAAGCAGAGCAAAAAGAGACACCTGAAAGCCAACAAACTGAAGTGAGAGAAACTTTGAGAGAAGAGAACACGTCTAGGGAAAAGACGCAATCGGAGCAAGAGAAATGTGAGCAGAATGACCCTGTTACTGAGGGGACGGATCAAAAGAGTGATATGACCTCAGAGGCAATGAAAGAACCAAATGTAATCTTGAGAACGAACAAAGCTGCAATGTGGACTCATTCAGGTTTGGATTCAGAGCACCGTCCTGAATTTCCACCAGAACACCTACCACTTTCTGTGCTACCTTGCACTAATCGTAGACTGTCTCTAGGTTTGGACTGGGAGAAAGGTGGGTGGGAAGGGGAAAGTTTGGGCCAAGGTGGATTCTGGTCTAAAGAGAGGCGGTCTCTTGATGCTGAAAGATGGGGTATTGGTGGGGAGAGCTGGGGTTTAGATGATGATAGGCAGGAAGGTGGTGGTGAAAAGCGGGGGCTGGGGGGTTGGCGGGGGTGTGGTATTGATGGGCAGGGTACAGATGACTCAGACTGGGAGTTGGATAAAAATACTCAAGCCACTGGTGGCAAAGAAGCGGATTCAGGTACAAAACAGGAAACACTTGCACAGGGTCTCGGTGAAGAACATTGCAGTCCAGCCTCTAGCACTGACAAAATAGAGCAAAAAGAAGTTATTGTTTGTGAAAGAACTGATAAGGGGGATAGTCGAGTTTCAGATTGCCAGGTTTCAAGTGTAGATAGACGGAGCCGTGGACTTTCCCAAAGAATAGAGGCTCTTTTTACAGCCCCACCCGGGCATGGCTCAAAGGAAAGACTTGCACGCATGAAGGAGGTGGACACTGTCTCACGAATGAGACGCCTTAGCCTCCGAAGCTCAGACTCTTGGGATGGACTGCAGGGGGTCGGAAGGTGGGAAGATTACGAAAAGGAGGGAGAATGCCCCCCTCCTGACCCAGAGTATTCTTCAAACATCACAAAATTAGAGGATACAGAAGGCAGCACCCTCCCTGCAGTCATCAGTGAACCTAAAGAAACCAAGGAGGACCAGGAAATCCTAAAAG AGTCACAGAAGCCCAGCCAGGTGGAGAGGTCATAG